The genomic segment CGCCCTCGCGGTGAAGGGGGCCGTCAAAACGACACACAACTTCGTGATATCCGGCCGGCTGCTCGGCTTCGGGTTCGGCGTTGCCTCACTCATCTCGGTGTGGACATGGTCGATGGCAGTGATGCTGTCGTCGGCACAGGCCTACACCTGGGGTACGTCGGGCCTGGTCTGGTTCATCGTGCCCAACGGCCTCGCCGTGATCATCATGGTGCCGTTCGCGTTGAAGCTCCGGCAGAAGATGCCGTCCGGCTACACGCTCGCGGAGTTCATCCGCGCCCGATTCCAGAACACGATCAGCAGTGTGGCGACACTGGTCTTCCTGATCGGTGCGCTGCTCGGCGTCATCATGATCAACCTCGCTGGGCTAGTTCTCGTGATGAACAAGATCTTCGGCCTCACCCCGATCGGGATCGTCATCACCGGCATCGTCGTGGTCACCGTCTACTCGTACTTCGGTGGGTTGACGACATCCGCCGTCACGGGCACGTTGAACACCCTGCTGCTGGGTGTTGGATCGTCCGTCGTGGTGCTCTTCGCGTTGGCGAAAGCCGGCGGCGCCGACCTGGTCTTCAACAAGGTCGAGGCACTCGGCGATCAGCACCTGAACCCCTTCAATCCGGTCACCGCGGCGAGCTTCGGTCTGGCCCTGGCTCTCGGGCTTCTGACCAACGTCATCGCTGATCAGTCATTCTGGCAACGTGTTTGGGCGATCCGGCCCAAGGACCTCGGCCGCAGCTTCCTGTGGGCGGGCGTGTGGTTCTACCCCATACCGCTGGCACTCGGGCTGCTCGGCTTCATCGGCGTCGCCTACGGCGTGACGCCCGAGCAGCTGGGATCGCTGGGCGCGGGAGCGATCGGCCCTCATGTCATCGCCAGTCTCGGTCTGCCGGTGTTCATCATCGCCCTCTACACGCTCGTGGTGGTCAACGCGTGCTTCGCGGCCATCGACGGCGCGCTGTCGGGAGTCACCTCATTGGTGGCGGTCGACATCGTCCACCGCTACTGGCCCAGGGTGTCCGAGCGCAAGCTGCTCACCATCACCAAGACCAGCATGATCGTTGCGGCCGCCATCGCCGGTGGTGTGGTGCTGACCGGCATCGACTACGTGAATCTCGTGACGACGGTGTACTTCTACGGCACCAGCCTGCTGATACCGGTGACGTTGAGCATCTTCTGGTCGCGGATGACCGGGGCGGGGTACGTCGCGGGTGTGCTGGCAGGTATCGCCGTCGGCGGTCCGCTGCGCGAGACGCTTGGGCCCACCTACGGACCGCTGTTCGGAATCATCGGTCTGATCGCCGCGTCGGCCATCGTCTCAGTCGTCGTGAGTTTGCGAGCCAACACCCGATTCGACTTCGACAGCCTCGCGGAGGGCAAGGCGGCGCTGCTCGAACGCGACACCGCGGCCAAGCCCTCCGCCGATGACCCCGTCCCCGCCGGACAGCAGTAACGGCCGAACGAAAGGCATTGTCGTGACTCTTTTCTATCTCGGCGCGGGCATCGGTGTGTTGCTCGCGGCCGTCTACCTGACCGTTGGCACGCTCAGCTTCCTGCGGATCCGACGAGAGTTGGCCCAAGGCAACGGAATCGACGCCCTCGCCGACGAGGTCGACTCCTCGGAGATCGCACTGGTTCCCGGCTTCTCGTGGAAGGCCTCGCTCGCGGTTCTGACGTCGTTCGTTCTGTTGGTCATCGCCTCCTACAGTGGCGCCTTCTGGTACGTGCTCGCGTTCAGCGGACTCGGTACGGCCGCTGCGGTGATCGTCGCGTTCGTCCTCGAGTTGCGCGGCGACCGAGCGAGGTCTGCCGCGTGAGCGTCACCAAGAAGAAGGCGCATCTGCTGGGATTCGTACAGCACGGCGTGATGAACCACGCCTCCACGATGTGGGCGCACCCGCGGGACAAGGTCGGCTACCACTGGTCGCGGCCGGAGTATTGGCGCGATCTCGGAAGAACCATGGAGCGCGGCCTATTCGACGCGATGTTCATCGCCGACGAACTCGCGCCCTACACCACCTACAAGGGCACCTCGGATCCAGTTGTCAAATTCGCCGGCCAGTGTCCAGTACACGAGCCAGCCAGCGTCGTCCCGATCGTGGGGGCGTTCACCCAGCACCTCGGCATCGGCATCACGTTGTCGACTTCCTTTGTGCCGCCGTACATGATGGCCCGTCAGCTCTCGACGCTCGACCATTTGACCGGTGGCCGCGTCGGCTGGAACATCGTCACCTCGTATTCGAAGAGCGAGTTCCAAGCGATGGGTAAGGAGAATCTGACGCCGCGCGACAAGCGCTACGAGGTGGTCGAGGAGTACATGCAGCTGCTGTACCAGCTGTGGGATTCGTGGGACGACGACGCGATCGTCTACGACCGCGACAACGGTGTCTTCGCCGACCCGTCGAAGGTGCGCGAGGTCGACTTCCAGGGCGAGTTCTTCAAATCGAAGGGTCGCCACTTCGTCGCGCCGTCACCGCAGAAACGACCGGTGCTGTGGCAGGCCGGATCTTCCGACCAGGGCCGCGAATTCGCGGCCAAGCACGCGGAGTCCGTGTTCGGCATCTTCCCGACACCCAAGAGCATGCGGGCCTACGCCGACGACATCCGCACCCGCGCCAGCGACGCCGGCCGCGACCCGGAGTCGGTCAAGCTGATCTACGGTCTGCAGACGATCATCGACCGGGACAAGGGCCGCGCCAACGACCGCTACGCCGAGTTTGTCGAGAAGGTTCAGATCGAGAGTGCGCTCGGAATCCTTTCCGGTCACACCGGTTTCGACTTCTCGACGCTCGGCCTCGATGACAATGTGGTCGACGCTGACGTCCAAGGCATTCGCGGTCTGTTCGACGCAATCCTCGAAGCCAAGGACGGCGCCCCGGTGACGGTGCGGGAGGCCGCGCAGATCTACGGCGTTTCGATGGGCGCCCCGGTGGCGGTCGGTACTCCCTCCGATGTCGCCGACCAGATGGAGCAGTACCTCGACGAGGGCGGCTGCAACGGTTTCATGATGCTGGCCACCGATACACCGGGCTGCTTCAACGACATGACCGAACTGCTGGTGCCAGAACTACAGCGTCGCGGACGGTTCCGCACCCGCTATCCCGGCACCACGCTGCGAGAGAGCTTGCAGGAGTACTGAGCCACCGCCGGCTGAACCGGCACGCCTTCCCGCCCCGCCCTTGACTGACGGTTTGGTCGTATGTGACGATTTCGTCACTTATATCAGCGAGGAAGGCGAGGTGGCGACGGGTGATGCCTGCGACGAACACCACAAGCACGCACGACCACGGGTCCAGCGGGGGCTCGGATCTGTTGTGGCCACGCTGCCAGTCGCCGGGCGACCTCGCGGTGATCGAAGCGATCCCGCTCGAGCAGCGCGGGCTGCCTGCGTGTACCTACGACGTCGTACTTCGGGCCGGTCGGCTGTGGCCGGACCGAGTGGCTCTCTCGGTCATGCGGGGCGGCTCCGACTACATGGCCTGCGCGCAGCGAACGTTCGGCGAACCGGCCGCCGATGTCACCCGCGCCGCGAA from the Mycolicibacterium crocinum genome contains:
- a CDS encoding sodium:solute symporter family protein codes for the protein MPQLEFIQQSGALGYALLFGPGIVLLLIALAVKGAVKTTHNFVISGRLLGFGFGVASLISVWTWSMAVMLSSAQAYTWGTSGLVWFIVPNGLAVIIMVPFALKLRQKMPSGYTLAEFIRARFQNTISSVATLVFLIGALLGVIMINLAGLVLVMNKIFGLTPIGIVITGIVVVTVYSYFGGLTTSAVTGTLNTLLLGVGSSVVVLFALAKAGGADLVFNKVEALGDQHLNPFNPVTAASFGLALALGLLTNVIADQSFWQRVWAIRPKDLGRSFLWAGVWFYPIPLALGLLGFIGVAYGVTPEQLGSLGAGAIGPHVIASLGLPVFIIALYTLVVVNACFAAIDGALSGVTSLVAVDIVHRYWPRVSERKLLTITKTSMIVAAAIAGGVVLTGIDYVNLVTTVYFYGTSLLIPVTLSIFWSRMTGAGYVAGVLAGIAVGGPLRETLGPTYGPLFGIIGLIAASAIVSVVVSLRANTRFDFDSLAEGKAALLERDTAAKPSADDPVPAGQQ
- a CDS encoding LLM class flavin-dependent oxidoreductase — translated: MSVTKKKAHLLGFVQHGVMNHASTMWAHPRDKVGYHWSRPEYWRDLGRTMERGLFDAMFIADELAPYTTYKGTSDPVVKFAGQCPVHEPASVVPIVGAFTQHLGIGITLSTSFVPPYMMARQLSTLDHLTGGRVGWNIVTSYSKSEFQAMGKENLTPRDKRYEVVEEYMQLLYQLWDSWDDDAIVYDRDNGVFADPSKVREVDFQGEFFKSKGRHFVAPSPQKRPVLWQAGSSDQGREFAAKHAESVFGIFPTPKSMRAYADDIRTRASDAGRDPESVKLIYGLQTIIDRDKGRANDRYAEFVEKVQIESALGILSGHTGFDFSTLGLDDNVVDADVQGIRGLFDAILEAKDGAPVTVREAAQIYGVSMGAPVAVGTPSDVADQMEQYLDEGGCNGFMMLATDTPGCFNDMTELLVPELQRRGRFRTRYPGTTLRESLQEY